The following are from one region of the Cetobacterium somerae ATCC BAA-474 genome:
- the rplW gene encoding 50S ribosomal protein L23, protein MTAYDIVKKPVITEKTEILRRDYNKYTFEVSPKANKVEIRKAIETIFNVKVESVATINVKPVTKRHGMKLYKTQAKKKAIVKLAAGNTITYFAEV, encoded by the coding sequence ATGACTGCTTACGATATCGTAAAGAAGCCTGTAATCACTGAAAAAACTGAAATTTTAAGAAGAGATTACAACAAGTACACATTTGAGGTAAGTCCTAAAGCAAATAAAGTTGAGATTAGAAAAGCTATCGAAACTATATTTAACGTAAAAGTTGAATCTGTAGCTACAATCAACGTAAAGCCAGTTACTAAGAGACATGGAATGAAACTTTACAAGACTCAAGCTAAGAAAAAAGCTATTGTTAAATTAGCTGCTGGAAACACAATAACTTACTTCGCAGAAGTATAA
- the rplB gene encoding 50S ribosomal protein L2: MAIRKLNAITNGTRHMSRLVNEDLDKVRPEKSLTTPLKSAYGRDNYGHRTCRNRDKGHKRLYRIIDFKRNKLDVPAKVVSLEYDPNRTANIALLSYADGEKRYILAPKGLKKGDIVMAGSNAEIKPGNALKLKEMPVGSQIHNVELQRGKGGQLVRSAGTAARLVAKEGTYCHVQLPSGELRLIHGECMATIGEVGNSEHSLVSLGKAGRNRHKGRRPHVRGSVMNPCDHPHGGGEGKAPVGRKSPMTPWGKPAHGVKTRGRKTSDKFIVRRRNEK; encoded by the coding sequence ATGGCAATTAGAAAGTTAAATGCTATAACTAATGGTACTAGACATATGTCTAGATTAGTTAACGAAGATTTAGATAAAGTTAGACCTGAAAAGTCTTTAACTACTCCATTAAAATCTGCTTATGGTAGAGATAACTATGGACACAGAACTTGTAGAAATAGAGACAAGGGACACAAAAGACTTTACAGAATCATCGACTTTAAAAGAAATAAATTAGATGTACCTGCAAAGGTAGTATCACTAGAGTACGATCCAAATAGAACTGCAAACATTGCATTACTATCGTACGCAGACGGAGAGAAGAGATATATTCTTGCTCCAAAGGGACTTAAGAAAGGTGATATCGTAATGGCTGGTTCAAATGCTGAAATAAAGCCAGGAAATGCTCTTAAATTAAAAGAGATGCCTGTTGGATCACAGATACACAACGTTGAGTTACAAAGAGGAAAGGGTGGACAATTAGTTAGATCTGCAGGAACTGCAGCAAGACTAGTTGCAAAAGAAGGAACTTACTGTCACGTTCAGTTACCATCAGGTGAATTAAGATTAATTCACGGAGAATGTATGGCAACTATCGGTGAAGTAGGAAACTCTGAGCACAGCCTAGTATCACTAGGTAAAGCTGGAAGAAACAGACACAAAGGAAGAAGACCTCACGTAAGAGGATCTGTAATGAACCCTTGTGATCACCCACACGGTGGAGGAGAAGGTAAAGCTCCTGTTGGAAGAAAATCTCCTATGACTCCTTGGGGTAAACCAGCTCATGGTGTTAAGACAAGAGGAAGAAAAACTTCAGACAAGTTTATCGTAAGAAGAAGAAACGAAAAGTAA
- the rplD gene encoding 50S ribosomal protein L4, whose amino-acid sequence MAVLNIYDLAGNQTGTVEVKDSVFGIEPNQAVLHEVLTAELAAARQGTAATKTRAMVKGGGRKPFKQKGTGRARQGSIRAPHMVGGGVTFGPQPRSYEKKVNKKVRNLALRSALSAKVAAGEILVLDGTIEAPKTKTIIALTNALTANTKQLFVVNDLATEADYNLYLSARNLENAVVLQPNEIGVYWLLKQEKVIVTKEALTTIEEVLA is encoded by the coding sequence ATGGCAGTTTTAAACATATATGACTTAGCAGGAAACCAAACTGGTACTGTAGAAGTTAAAGATTCTGTATTTGGAATCGAGCCTAATCAAGCAGTATTACATGAAGTATTAACTGCAGAGTTAGCAGCTGCTAGACAAGGAACTGCAGCTACTAAAACTAGAGCTATGGTTAAAGGTGGAGGAAGAAAGCCTTTTAAACAAAAAGGAACTGGTAGAGCTAGACAAGGTTCTATAAGAGCTCCACACATGGTAGGTGGAGGAGTAACATTCGGACCACAACCAAGATCATATGAGAAAAAAGTAAACAAAAAAGTAAGAAATCTTGCTTTAAGATCAGCACTTTCTGCGAAAGTTGCTGCTGGAGAAATCTTAGTTCTTGATGGAACTATCGAAGCTCCAAAAACAAAAACAATAATCGCTTTAACGAATGCTTTAACAGCAAACACAAAGCAATTATTTGTTGTAAATGACCTTGCTACAGAAGCTGATTACAACTTATACTTATCAGCTAGAAACTTAGAGAACGCAGTAGTTCTTCAACCAAATGAGATTGGAGTTTACTGGTTATTAAAGCAAGAGAAAGTTATCGTAACTAAGGAAGCGTTAACGACAATCGAGGAGGTGCTTGCATAA
- the rpsJ gene encoding 30S ribosomal protein S10, which produces MASNKLRIYLKAYDHTLLDQSAKKIVEVAKKSGAEIAGPMPLPTKIKKYTVLRSVHVNKDSREQFEMRVHRRMVEIKNSNPKTIASLTAVNLPAGVGIEIKQA; this is translated from the coding sequence ATGGCTTCTAACAAGTTAAGAATTTACTTAAAAGCTTATGATCACACTTTATTAGATCAATCAGCTAAAAAAATAGTAGAAGTAGCAAAGAAATCTGGAGCAGAAATTGCAGGACCTATGCCACTACCTACAAAGATTAAAAAATATACTGTACTAAGATCAGTACACGTAAACAAAGACTCGAGAGAGCAATTCGAGATGAGAGTGCACAGAAGAATGGTAGAGATTAAAAACTCTAACCCTAAGACAATTGCTTCTTTAACAGCAGTTAACTTACCAGCTGGTGTTGGAATCGAAATAAAGCAAGCATAA
- the rplC gene encoding 50S ribosomal protein L3, whose translation MSGILAKKIGMTQIFEDGKFIPVTVVEAGPNYVLQKKTVENDGYSALQLGFDEKKEKNTTKPLMGIFNKAGVKPLRFVKELKVDSVEGIELGQEIKVDALAEVAFVDITGTSKGKGTSGVMKRHNFSGNRASHGVSRNHRLGGSIGMSSWPGKVLKNKKMAGQYGNATVTVQNLKIVKVDAENNLLLIKGAVPGPKNGYIVVKPAVKK comes from the coding sequence ATGTCAGGAATTTTAGCAAAAAAAATTGGAATGACTCAAATTTTCGAAGATGGAAAATTTATTCCAGTTACAGTTGTTGAAGCTGGACCTAACTATGTTCTTCAAAAGAAGACTGTAGAGAATGATGGTTACTCAGCTTTACAATTAGGATTTGACGAGAAAAAAGAAAAAAATACTACAAAGCCATTAATGGGAATTTTTAACAAAGCTGGTGTAAAGCCATTAAGATTTGTTAAAGAGTTAAAAGTTGATTCAGTAGAAGGAATCGAACTTGGACAAGAGATTAAAGTAGATGCTTTAGCAGAGGTTGCTTTCGTAGACATTACAGGAACTTCAAAAGGTAAAGGAACATCAGGAGTTATGAAGAGACATAACTTCAGTGGAAACAGAGCTTCACACGGTGTTTCTAGAAACCACAGACTTGGAGGATCTATAGGAATGTCGTCTTGGCCTGGAAAAGTTCTTAAGAACAAGAAAATGGCTGGACAATACGGAAATGCAACTGTAACAGTTCAAAACTTAAAAATTGTTAAAGTTGACGCAGAAAACAACTTACTACTAATTAAAGGTGCAGTACCTGGTCCAAAGAACGGATATATCGTTGTAAAGCCAGCTGTAAAGAAATAA